In one Nicotiana sylvestris chromosome 8, ASM39365v2, whole genome shotgun sequence genomic region, the following are encoded:
- the LOC138875534 gene encoding uncharacterized protein: MKSFIVKTYESLDAHGATIKELGTCLRNLERQVGQIATILSERIPSTLAADTEKNPKEMVIPEKESGEQLKIEDDKKKKKGKKGVEKKKKEETSRREECSEESKHMPAPPFPKKLYREKLDKQFERFLDMLRQVNVNLPFTEVLSQMSAYGMFLKEILTKKRNREETSVVKVIEHCSAILQNKLPQKCGDPESFTIPCSLGTLNFDKSLCNSDASINLMPLFN, encoded by the exons ATGAAGTCCTTCATTGTCAAGACATATGAGAGTCTGGATGCTCATGGTGCAACTATCAAAGAACTTGGGACATGTTTGCGTAACCTAGAGAGACAAGTGGGACAAATTGCAACTATATTATCTGAGAGAATCCCAAGTACTCTGGCAGCTGATACTGAAAAGAATCCCAAAGAAATG GTGATTCCTGAAAAAGAAAGTGGGGAACAATTGAAAATTGAAGatgataaaaagaagaagaaaggcaagaagggagttgagaaaaagaagaaggaggaaacttcAAGAAGAGAGGAATGTAGTGAAGAGAGCAAACACATGCCTGCTCCACCTTTTCCCAAAAAGCTCTATAGAGAAAAGTTGGACAAGCAGTTTGAGAGATTTCTAGATATGCTGAGACAGGTTAATGTAAACTTGCCATTCACAGAAGTGCTCTCGCAAATGTCAGCCTATGGTATGTTCTTGAAGGAGATCCTTACAAAGAAGAGGAATAGAGAAGAGACCTCAGTGGTCAAGGTCATAGAGCATTGCAGTGCAATATTGCAAAATAAACTCCCACAAAAATGTGGAGATCCAGAGAGTTTTACGATACCTTGCTCTTTAGGCACTCTTAATTTTGATAAGTCTTTATGTAATTCGGATGCCTCAATTAATCTAAtgcctttgtttaattaa
- the LOC138875535 gene encoding uncharacterized protein, translating to MAEYEACILWLNMAIDMNIQDLLVIGDLDLLVHQHPDKNFSDPIPVRIHNQLAYYTHVEEETDGKLWFHDIKEYLVKGEYPEHSNHTQKSILRRLSNHFFHSRGNMYRRTPDLGLLRSVNTKEASKLLEEIHAGTCGHI from the exons atggcagagtatgaagcctgcatactatggctcaacatggcaatcgacatgaatattcaggaccTGCTAGTAATTGGTGATTTAGATTTGctcgtgcaccag catccagataagaatttcagtgatcccatcccagtgagaATCCATAATCAACTGGCTTACTATACTCATGTCGAGGAAGAGACGGATGGAAAActttggttccatgacatcaaagagtatttggtaaaaggagaatatccagagcattcgaaccatactcagaaaagcatacttcggagattgtccaatcactttttCCATAGCAGAGGAAAtatgtacagaagaactcctgatttgggattgctaagaagTGTCAACACAAAAGAGgcttctaaactacttgaggagatacatgctgggacctgcggccacatatga